CGGGGAGATCGAGGCCCATGACGTACGGAGGCGACGACGGCAGGCGGCGGATGCCGCCCCGGCCACCGCAGCCCCCCGCACGCCCGCGGCAGCAGCAGCGGGCGCAGATGATGCCGCTGCCGGGAAGAGGCTCCAGCCCCTACGACGGCCGCACCCGGCCGATGCGCGGCGAAGCGCCGGTACCGCCGCCGCCGGTTCCGCCGAGCTGCGACCTGCCGGAGGAGGACTATCAGCCGCCGCGGCCGCGCCGGAGACGCCGCTGGAGCTTCGGCAAGATCCTGCTGACGCTGCTGATCGTGTTCGTGCTGTTCCTCGGCGCGGTCTGGGCGTACCTGGAATTTTCGATCAACCGGGTGGACGCGATCGGCGACTACTCCGGCCGCCCGGCCGCGGCGTCCGGCACGAACTGGCTCGTCGTCGGGTCGGACAGCCGCCAGGGCATGACGGCGGCCGACGAGGAGCGACTGGCCACCGGCGACACGGGCGACGCGGGCGGGGCGCGCACCGACACCATCATGATCGCGCACATCCCGGACAACTCGACGAAGCCGACGCTGCTGAGCCTGCCGCGCGACTCGCAGGTCAAGATCCCCGGCCACGGCACCAGCAAGATCAACGCCGCGTTCTCGCTCGGCGGGCCGAAACTGCTGGCCCAGACGGTCGAACAGGCCACCGGGCTGCATATCGACCACTACGCGGAGATCGGCTTCGGCGGCTTCGCGAACGTCGTCGACGCGATCGGCGGCGTCGACATGTGCATCGACAAGGACATGAACGACCCGAAGACCGGCATCGACATCAAGGCGGGCTGCCAGAAGCTCGACGGCCGCCTGGCGCTCGGGTTCGTCCGGATGCGCTACAGCGACGCGACGCCGCGCTCGGACCTCGACCGGGTGGCGAACCAGCGCAAGTTCATCGGGGCGCTGGTCAGCCAGATCGCCAGCCCCGGGACGCTGCTGAACCCGTTCGACTTCTTCCCGCTGCTGGGCTCCGCGCCGGCCGCGCTGACCATGGACACCGGCGACCACGTGCACAACCTGGCCGGCCTGGCCATCGCGATGCGCGGGATCTCCTCGGACGGCGTGCTGACCGGAACGGTGCCGGTCACCGACGGGTCGGCCCAGCACTGGGACAAGAACAAGTCCGCGCAGCTGTTCGACGCGCTGAAGAACGACACCGAGGTGCCGCCGGACATCCTGGTGAAGTAACCCCGGTTCGATCCTCCAGCGGCGGCGGGCGGCGCGAAAATCGCGCGCCCGCCGCCGCTTTCGATGTCACGATGAGGCATGGACACTCT
This sequence is a window from Amycolatopsis benzoatilytica AK 16/65. Protein-coding genes within it:
- a CDS encoding LCP family protein, translating into MTYGGDDGRRRMPPRPPQPPARPRQQQRAQMMPLPGRGSSPYDGRTRPMRGEAPVPPPPVPPSCDLPEEDYQPPRPRRRRRWSFGKILLTLLIVFVLFLGAVWAYLEFSINRVDAIGDYSGRPAAASGTNWLVVGSDSRQGMTAADEERLATGDTGDAGGARTDTIMIAHIPDNSTKPTLLSLPRDSQVKIPGHGTSKINAAFSLGGPKLLAQTVEQATGLHIDHYAEIGFGGFANVVDAIGGVDMCIDKDMNDPKTGIDIKAGCQKLDGRLALGFVRMRYSDATPRSDLDRVANQRKFIGALVSQIASPGTLLNPFDFFPLLGSAPAALTMDTGDHVHNLAGLAIAMRGISSDGVLTGTVPVTDGSAQHWDKNKSAQLFDALKNDTEVPPDILVK